The following proteins come from a genomic window of Candidatus Bathyarchaeota archaeon:
- the cas3 gene encoding CRISPR-associated helicase Cas3', producing MEIWESFEKESHPGKTLLRHINEVKEYLTNFLNFYNFPNNFSEMMNYLTEYHDVGKLDVNWSLKNKTNPDHSPLSVKYVMNYKKVFKKEKNVTPILWYLILKHHSSLTKIIKDPNLQVLVKDVKHRVESLNFIYKINLVDAFGLFKIADVCSAENKSLELEKPRICEENIKKIISQNVDISRWIEQQKLAELPEIAMVRAYTGWGKTDASLLFFKNKDVNKIFYLFPTITAINKFYKKLRNVFNDNVIKYFYFFDTEVKDDLDLLQNIFFIENFIKPIVITTVDQFLLSFLQVGKYYKKRVMFRNSGIIVDEAHLLNPLMLRLFTFFIKKFQEIYRFKVLFMSATLPKSIKKYLTNELNLLKNSFLDFSNGYKLKRRVQFEYNDNNIETGIDNIIEEFKNNKKVLIVINTVEKSVTLAEELIKEVGKDNVILLHARFMYKDRRSKEERMDRLRKTPHILIATQVCEVSLDVSYDFLFTELAPISSLIQRFGRVNRYGDKIERTNVKIFKPDIKDSKRYPYTQGSLEVSRNIIKELEKEKLKSEMDLLDNFDRVYTYEEFIKELSEETKKIDLEAFEEFLQFFFSLDFKEEKLLEILNYRDGFTTLVVPAPECIQDIKLKNYVETILKEEFKNKNFVEKKQLFAKIKELSVPIPLWWLKGMIDGIEKVLPVVDFKDKVYDSLLGFRKIESEII from the coding sequence ATGGAGATATGGGAAAGTTTTGAAAAAGAAAGCCACCCGGGAAAAACGCTTTTGCGTCATATAAACGAAGTTAAAGAATACCTTACAAATTTTTTAAACTTCTATAACTTCCCGAATAACTTCTCAGAAATGATGAACTATTTAACAGAATATCATGATGTTGGAAAATTAGATGTAAATTGGAGCCTAAAAAATAAAACAAATCCCGACCATTCTCCATTGTCTGTAAAGTATGTGATGAACTATAAGAAAGTTTTTAAAAAGGAAAAGAATGTTACACCAATACTTTGGTATTTGATACTTAAACATCATTCTTCGCTTACAAAAATTATAAAAGATCCTAACTTACAAGTGTTGGTAAAGGATGTGAAACATAGAGTAGAAAGCCTTAATTTTATTTATAAAATAAATCTTGTTGATGCATTTGGATTATTTAAAATCGCGGATGTTTGCTCTGCAGAGAATAAAAGTTTAGAGCTAGAAAAACCGCGTATATGCGAAGAAAATATTAAAAAAATTATATCTCAAAATGTAGATATAAGTAGGTGGATAGAACAACAAAAACTTGCTGAGCTTCCAGAAATAGCCATGGTTAGGGCCTATACAGGATGGGGCAAAACAGATGCGTCATTATTATTTTTTAAAAATAAAGATGTTAATAAAATTTTTTATCTATTTCCAACAATTACGGCTATCAATAAATTTTATAAGAAATTAAGAAATGTTTTCAATGACAATGTAATTAAATACTTCTACTTTTTTGATACTGAAGTGAAGGATGACTTAGATTTATTACAAAATATATTTTTTATAGAAAATTTTATAAAACCAATTGTTATCACTACAGTAGACCAGTTTCTGTTATCCTTCTTACAAGTAGGAAAGTATTATAAAAAACGAGTAATGTTTAGAAATTCTGGTATAATAGTTGATGAAGCACATTTGTTGAATCCATTGATGCTGCGTTTGTTTACCTTCTTCATTAAAAAGTTTCAAGAAATATATAGGTTTAAGGTTTTATTTATGTCTGCTACTCTTCCTAAAAGTATAAAGAAATATTTAACTAATGAACTGAACCTACTGAAAAATTCCTTTTTAGATTTTTCAAACGGGTATAAACTAAAAAGGAGGGTTCAGTTTGAATATAATGATAATAATATAGAAACAGGCATAGATAATATAATTGAGGAATTTAAAAACAATAAAAAAGTATTGATAGTGATTAATACCGTTGAAAAATCTGTTACACTTGCTGAAGAACTTATTAAAGAAGTTGGTAAGGATAACGTCATACTTTTACACGCACGATTTATGTACAAAGATAGAAGATCTAAAGAAGAACGTATGGACAGATTGAGAAAAACTCCTCATATACTTATAGCAACTCAGGTATGCGAGGTATCCTTAGATGTCTCTTACGATTTTCTATTTACAGAATTGGCACCAATTTCATCTTTAATTCAGAGGTTCGGAAGGGTAAATAGATATGGGGATAAAATAGAAAGAACAAATGTGAAAATTTTTAAACCTGATATAAAAGATAGTAAACGGTATCCTTATACTCAAGGAAGCTTGGAAGTATCAAGAAATATCATTAAGGAGTTAGAAAAAGAGAAACTAAAATCAGAGATGGATCTGCTTGATAATTTTGATAGAGTATACACTTATGAAGAGTTTATTAAAGAATTAAGCGAAGAAACTAAAAAAATTGACTTAGAAGCATTTGAGGAGTTTCTTCAATTCTTTTTTTCATTAGATTTTAAAGAGGAAAAACTATTAGAAATTTTAAATTATAGAGACGGTTTTACAACTTTAGTTGTACCGGCTCCAGAGTGTATCCAGGATATAAAGTTAAAGAATTATGTAGAAACTATTTTAAAGGAGGAATTTAAAAATAAAAATTTTGTAGAGAAAAAACAGCTATTTGCAAAAATTAAGGAACTCAGCGTTCCAATTCCATTATGGTGGTTAAAAGGAATGATAGATGGAATAGAGAAAGTTCTTCCAGTAGTGGACTTTAAAGATAAGGTATATGATAGCCTACTTGGTTTTAGAAAGATAGAGAGTGAAATAATATGA
- a CDS encoding Dna2/Cas4 domain-containing protein, whose product MTQEQESDLVLLGKIIEEASFKGIKVKNIVIDQKVSIDFIRDKEFLMLHDVKKIISSKLRTSTK is encoded by the coding sequence ATAACCCAAGAACAAGAATCTGATTTAGTTCTTTTAGGAAAAATAATTGAAGAAGCTTCATTTAAAGGAATAAAAGTAAAGAACATAGTTATAGACCAAAAAGTTTCAATTGACTTCATTAGAGATAAAGAATTTTTAATGTTGCATGATGTTAAAAAAATCATAAGTTCAAAATTGCGCACTTCTACCAAATGA
- a CDS encoding Dna2/Cas4 domain-containing protein, whose translation MMYYLWYLKMLKGLENVKGVIDYPKERKKIVVLTPEKENEMKIILEKIHYTLLLPKPPKPTYKSYCRKCAYFEFCWS comes from the coding sequence ATGATGTATTATCTATGGTACTTAAAAATGCTCAAAGGATTAGAAAATGTTAAAGGAGTTATAGATTATCCTAAAGAACGTAAGAAAATAGTAGTTCTTACTCCAGAAAAAGAAAATGAAATGAAAATTATATTGGAAAAAATTCATTACACACTTTTATTACCTAAACCGCCAAAACCAACCTATAAAAGCTATTGTAGAAAATGCGCTTATTTTGAATTTTGTTGGAGTTAA
- a CDS encoding PIN domain-containing protein, with translation MPILIETDILLALISIEDKHHAEVKKFFNESFREVKLSPYSLIELNLLLKSGEIIVKEITAFYDALSNFFKYRRIITFPIKPEYHREAFKLRKKYEGLTYFDSLHAAVGIVERIELVSYDKEYTKVKELMHSLPDKYIKM, from the coding sequence CTGCCTATACTTATAGAAACGGATATTCTATTAGCTCTTATATCGATTGAAGATAAGCATCACGCTGAGGTAAAAAAGTTTTTTAATGAATCTTTCAGAGAGGTGAAGCTATCTCCATATTCACTTATAGAGCTTAATCTACTCCTAAAATCTGGAGAAATAATCGTTAAGGAAATTACGGCTTTCTATGATGCTCTTAGCAACTTCTTTAAATACAGAAGAATAATTACTTTTCCAATAAAACCTGAGTATCATCGTGAAGCTTTTAAGCTTAGGAAGAAATATGAAGGCTTAACATATTTTGATAGCCTTCATGCAGCTGTTGGAATAGTTGAGCGCATAGAGCTTGTAAGCTATGATAAAGAATATACAAAAGTGAAAGAGTTAATGCATAGTTTACCAGACAAGTATATTAAAATGTAA
- a CDS encoding AbrB/MazE/SpoVT family DNA-binding domain-containing protein: protein MILRVDEKGRVLIPSNIRKQLNIKNIVEISVKEGEVVLKPVEDPLKSLEKLVVKGTRDVEKEIREMRKVAERELQKEV from the coding sequence ATAATATTAAGAGTTGATGAGAAGGGAAGAGTTCTTATACCATCAAATATTAGAAAGCAACTTAACATAAAGAATATAGTGGAGATCAGCGTTAAAGAAGGGGAAGTGGTTTTAAAACCTGTAGAAGATCCTTTAAAATCTCTAGAAAAATTAGTTGTTAAAGGCACAAGAGATGTAGAAAAGGAGATTCGAGAGATGCGTAAAGTAGCGGAGCGCGAGCTTCAGAAGGAGGTTTAA
- a CDS encoding amidophosphoribosyltransferase, whose protein sequence is MNQIKEYCGVIGIYSKKDMNISPMLISGLQSEQHRGQEAWGIAFPKKIYKKLGLVIEAFQAEGSELIEEFKGRAGIGHVRYSTKGDTTLDNAHPIRVDSFSIAHNGTISNFKELLKQVEKNGLSLEASKTDTEIMAYRLLQFLKEEKDWFEAFKALGKEVDGAFSFTIISDSGELIAGRDGKGFRPLCIGWENNDLIKSSFYAVASESCVIDYLNARFNRNMEFIDIEPGTIVKITDEGLEKYKFINESSHAHCPFEYTYFANPSSFIEGINVYLARENCGRELAKKYESEIEGDVVIPVPDTSKPAAIGFAEEIGLPYREGLIKDRYRRRGSLRSFIEPSKRERIIREMIPIKPVISGKKIVVIDDSIVRGTTSREIVRRLKSAGAKKIQWFVTFPPIRYPCYQGIDFPTREELIAATVCEEKCDLNEVNAKVGEYMGVDLLGYNDLYGLSRGIGLPKSELCLACTTGDYNCLKHKPEFKSRAEMKGE, encoded by the coding sequence ATGAATCAAATTAAGGAATATTGCGGTGTAATAGGAATTTACTCTAAAAAAGACATGAATATTTCTCCTATGCTTATTAGCGGTTTACAAAGTGAGCAGCATAGAGGCCAAGAAGCTTGGGGAATTGCTTTCCCAAAGAAAATATATAAAAAACTTGGGTTAGTGATTGAAGCTTTTCAAGCTGAGGGAAGCGAGTTAATAGAAGAGTTTAAAGGAAGAGCAGGAATAGGGCATGTTCGTTACTCAACTAAAGGTGATACAACGCTAGATAATGCTCATCCAATAAGAGTTGATAGCTTTTCTATAGCTCATAATGGAACTATTTCAAACTTTAAAGAGCTACTTAAACAAGTTGAAAAAAATGGTTTATCGCTTGAAGCTTCAAAAACAGATACTGAAATAATGGCTTATAGGCTTCTTCAATTTTTAAAAGAAGAAAAAGATTGGTTTGAAGCTTTTAAAGCTTTAGGAAAAGAAGTTGATGGAGCTTTTTCTTTCACTATAATATCTGATTCAGGAGAGTTAATTGCTGGTAGAGACGGTAAAGGATTTAGACCTTTATGTATAGGCTGGGAAAATAATGATTTAATAAAAAGCAGTTTTTACGCAGTAGCTTCTGAAAGTTGTGTAATAGATTATTTAAATGCTAGATTTAATAGGAATATGGAGTTTATTGATATTGAACCTGGAACAATCGTAAAAATTACTGATGAAGGCTTGGAAAAATATAAGTTTATTAATGAAAGCTCGCATGCTCATTGTCCTTTTGAATACACTTATTTCGCTAATCCAAGCTCCTTTATTGAAGGAATAAATGTTTATTTAGCTAGAGAAAACTGTGGAAGAGAATTAGCGAAAAAATATGAAAGTGAAATTGAGGGTGATGTAGTTATTCCTGTTCCTGATACATCTAAACCTGCAGCTATAGGATTTGCTGAAGAAATAGGTTTACCCTATAGAGAAGGATTAATAAAGGATAGGTATAGAAGAAGAGGAAGCTTAAGAAGCTTTATTGAACCATCAAAAAGAGAAAGAATAATTAGAGAAATGATACCAATAAAACCTGTTATTTCTGGGAAAAAAATTGTTGTTATAGATGATAGCATAGTTAGAGGAACAACATCACGAGAAATCGTTAGGAGACTTAAAAGCGCTGGAGCGAAAAAAATTCAATGGTTTGTAACTTTCCCACCAATTCGATATCCTTGTTATCAAGGGATAGATTTCCCAACTAGAGAGGAATTAATAGCTGCAACTGTATGCGAAGAAAAATGTGATTTAAATGAAGTTAACGCTAAAGTTGGAGAGTACATGGGTGTGGATCTGCTAGGTTATAATGATTTATATGGATTAAGTAGAGGAATTGGCCTTCCTAAAAGCGAGCTTTGTTTAGCTTGCACAACTGGTGATTACAATTGTTTAAAACATAAACCGGAATTTAAGTCTAGAGCTGAAATGAAAGGAGAATGA
- a CDS encoding AAA family ATPase has protein sequence MKKSKVISVSGKGGVGKTTIAALLLKILIKNSNRTILVVDADPATNLPDVLGVKIEKTVGMIVDELRKKSFNGSIPTISKENLLEAWIYEILVETPQFDLLAMGRSEGEGCYCMVNHMLTKIIDTIAKNYDITLMDMEAGLEHLSRRTDRDVDIMLIVADLTKMGLMTATRIKELAKEVHINFKEMFIIGNRIPEGQEEKFKIEAEKIGLKVAGSIPIDQNIMEYSLMGKSFLTLPENSPALKAMEKIVETLNI, from the coding sequence ATGAAGAAAAGTAAAGTTATATCGGTTTCTGGTAAAGGAGGCGTTGGAAAAACAACAATTGCAGCTTTACTTTTAAAAATTCTTATTAAAAATTCTAATAGAACAATTCTTGTAGTAGATGCGGATCCAGCAACAAATCTTCCAGATGTTTTAGGAGTTAAAATTGAGAAAACTGTTGGTATGATTGTAGATGAACTTAGAAAAAAAAGTTTTAACGGGAGTATACCTACAATATCTAAAGAAAACCTTCTTGAAGCTTGGATTTATGAAATTTTAGTTGAAACTCCTCAATTTGATTTGTTAGCTATGGGTAGATCTGAAGGTGAAGGTTGCTACTGCATGGTAAACCATATGTTAACTAAAATTATTGATACTATTGCTAAAAATTATGATATTACACTTATGGATATGGAAGCTGGATTAGAGCATTTAAGCAGAAGAACAGATAGAGATGTTGATATTATGCTTATAGTAGCTGATTTAACTAAAATGGGTTTAATGACAGCCACTCGAATTAAAGAATTAGCTAAAGAAGTGCATATAAACTTTAAAGAAATGTTTATTATAGGTAATAGGATACCGGAAGGACAAGAAGAAAAATTTAAAATTGAAGCTGAAAAAATTGGTTTAAAAGTAGCAGGTTCAATTCCTATAGATCAAAACATTATGGAATATAGTTTAATGGGTAAATCTTTCTTAACTTTACCTGAAAATTCACCAGCTTTAAAAGCTATGGAAAAAATTGTTGAAACTTTGAATATTTAA
- the cdhD gene encoding CO dehydrogenase/acetyl-CoA synthase subunit delta — protein MEDLHKLLKVKFELPEVSYPGRINEVKIGATKSEGGTRKKTIIVGGENNLPFFSSKTIFPVLALQILDKPLNVPKQVLMEFGKTVENPIEWAEACVKKFEAELLAIKFISFHPSYGVSSKVEFKENLKKILNIIDVPLILCAPGSQEKDAEVLEEAAKIVKGEKCILASATLTNNYRKIAEAALKNEHLVVAETDCDPVLQKTLNERLISEGLPINQILMDPTSAALGLGIEYSISIIEQLKLNALKGNDEVLQTPIACIRAPSYSLTCREAWSEELKLGSINIRGLLWEAITALSLFIAGANIIVIMNPKALTQLKEFFKLGG, from the coding sequence ATGGAAGATTTACATAAACTTCTGAAAGTTAAATTTGAATTACCTGAAGTTTCTTATCCAGGTCGCATAAATGAAGTTAAGATTGGTGCAACTAAAAGCGAAGGGGGAACTAGAAAGAAAACAATTATTGTTGGTGGAGAAAATAATCTTCCTTTTTTTTCTAGCAAAACAATTTTTCCAGTTTTGGCTCTTCAAATTTTAGATAAACCATTAAATGTTCCTAAGCAGGTTTTAATGGAGTTTGGAAAAACAGTTGAGAACCCTATTGAATGGGCTGAAGCTTGCGTTAAAAAATTTGAAGCTGAACTTTTAGCTATTAAATTCATAAGTTTTCATCCAAGTTATGGTGTTTCATCTAAAGTTGAATTTAAAGAAAATTTAAAAAAAATTTTAAATATAATAGATGTGCCATTAATTTTATGCGCTCCTGGAAGTCAAGAAAAAGATGCGGAAGTTCTTGAAGAAGCAGCTAAAATTGTTAAAGGTGAAAAATGTATTTTAGCTTCAGCAACTTTAACAAATAATTATAGAAAAATTGCTGAAGCAGCATTAAAAAATGAACATTTAGTTGTAGCTGAGACGGATTGCGATCCTGTTTTACAAAAAACTTTAAATGAACGCTTAATAAGTGAAGGTTTACCAATAAATCAAATATTAATGGATCCTACTTCAGCTGCCTTAGGATTAGGAATAGAATACTCCATCTCAATCATTGAACAACTTAAATTAAATGCTTTAAAGGGGAATGATGAAGTGCTACAAACACCTATAGCTTGCATTAGAGCTCCATCATATAGTTTAACTTGTAGAGAAGCTTGGAGCGAAGAATTAAAACTTGGGTCAATTAACATTAGAGGACTCTTATGGGAAGCAATAACTGCTTTATCCTTATTTATTGCTGGAGCAAATATCATAGTTATAATGAATCCTAAAGCTTTAACACAGTTAAAGGAATTTTTTAAATTAGGAGGATAA
- a CDS encoding acetyl-CoA decarbonylase/synthase complex subunit gamma: MSKPSPIVIYNFLPKKNCGECKFPTCIAFALKLIEGEANVEDCPYLTEEQKIKLSSLVSPPVKIVSFGKRKLVIGGEKVLHRHELRFFHPTIFSININDSLNEEKIKERAVSIKNFKIERAGEKFSIDSVTITSTSGNHEKFKKAIKIVRDVTDSPLILYSLNPKVIQAGVEEAIDEKPILCSAKPETLESFIEISKRYSCPLTLESNDLNELKFMAGKIEGLEILLNPGDSTIKPFNLLSNVITVRRCGIEFKMKEFSHPILIGLHFITEEQLEPLLAAMLIIRYANVLILNSLSVEVLLPLFILRQSVYSNPRVPAMVQPGLYEVGKPNKNSPVILTTNYALTYYLVTGDLEASSVNCYVLVFDSQGLSVLNALAGGLLSSESIKKLIQESKIEEKVFHRKLIIPGAIGKLKWEIEEATGWKVIVGPEESSELPAFLRKFNFLNNMN, encoded by the coding sequence TTGAGTAAGCCATCACCAATAGTAATTTATAATTTTTTACCCAAAAAGAATTGTGGTGAATGCAAATTTCCAACATGCATAGCTTTTGCTTTAAAATTAATCGAAGGAGAAGCGAATGTTGAAGATTGCCCATATTTAACTGAAGAACAAAAAATAAAACTTTCTTCATTAGTTTCTCCACCAGTAAAAATCGTTTCATTTGGAAAAAGAAAACTAGTTATTGGTGGAGAAAAAGTTCTTCATAGACATGAACTAAGGTTTTTTCATCCAACAATTTTCTCAATTAATATAAATGATTCTTTAAATGAAGAAAAAATTAAAGAAAGAGCTGTTTCTATAAAAAATTTTAAAATTGAAAGAGCTGGAGAAAAATTTTCAATAGATAGCGTAACTATCACTTCTACTTCAGGAAACCATGAAAAATTTAAGAAAGCAATTAAAATAGTTAGAGATGTGACAGATTCACCTTTAATTCTTTATTCATTAAATCCTAAAGTGATCCAAGCTGGAGTAGAGGAAGCTATTGATGAAAAACCAATTTTATGTTCAGCTAAACCTGAAACTTTAGAAAGTTTTATTGAAATTTCAAAACGTTACTCTTGTCCATTAACTTTAGAATCGAATGATTTAAATGAACTTAAATTTATGGCCGGAAAAATAGAGGGTTTAGAAATTTTACTTAATCCTGGAGATTCAACAATTAAACCATTCAATCTACTTTCAAATGTTATAACTGTTAGAAGATGCGGAATAGAGTTTAAAATGAAAGAGTTTTCTCACCCTATTCTTATTGGTTTACACTTTATTACAGAAGAGCAGTTGGAACCTTTATTAGCAGCTATGTTAATAATTAGATATGCTAATGTATTAATTTTAAATTCATTAAGTGTAGAAGTTTTACTTCCATTATTTATTCTTAGGCAAAGTGTGTATTCCAATCCAAGAGTTCCAGCTATGGTTCAACCAGGACTTTATGAAGTGGGTAAACCAAATAAAAATTCTCCAGTCATATTAACAACAAACTATGCGTTAACGTATTACTTAGTTACTGGAGATTTAGAAGCTTCAAGTGTAAATTGTTATGTTTTAGTTTTTGATTCTCAAGGTTTATCTGTTTTAAATGCTTTAGCTGGAGGTTTACTTTCTTCAGAATCAATTAAAAAATTGATTCAAGAATCAAAAATTGAGGAAAAAGTCTTTCATAGAAAATTGATTATTCCAGGTGCAATAGGTAAACTTAAATGGGAAATTGAAGAAGCTACTGGTTGGAAAGTAATTGTTGGACCAGAAGAATCATCTGAGCTCCCTGCATTCCTAAGAAAATTTAATTTTTTAAATAACATGAATTGA
- a CDS encoding ABC transporter ATP-binding protein: MVFIETQDLTKKYGEKYALKNVNIKVEKGEFLTLLGPSGSGKTTLLKLLDFLEEPTSGKIIFDGVDTSCFRKEKLSLRRRIGMVFQQSVMFNTTVYNNVAYPLKIRGIKNGVTEKVKEALELVGLKGFEKRKALTLSGGEMQRVSLAQALVFDPELLLLDEPTANLDPRNTSIIEQVISKVNNERKVTVVMATHNISQAERLAFKIAILYEGRIVEVKNAREIFSKPSEFLISFANVWNVYSGKASPLEAGLSLIDLGEGVKIEAITQKKGNVTIFIKPEEIIVSTKPIQSSARNVLKGKIIEIIDLNNQVKIKVDTGKEFTAILTKKSFKEMNLNLESQVYLSFKASSIHVI, from the coding sequence ATGGTATTTATTGAAACTCAAGATTTAACAAAAAAATACGGTGAAAAATACGCTTTAAAAAACGTTAATATAAAAGTTGAGAAAGGAGAGTTTCTTACGCTTTTAGGGCCAAGTGGAAGCGGTAAAACTACACTTTTAAAGCTTTTAGATTTTCTTGAGGAACCTACCAGTGGTAAAATAATTTTTGATGGTGTTGACACATCATGTTTTAGAAAAGAAAAGTTAAGCTTACGTAGAAGAATAGGAATGGTTTTTCAACAAAGCGTAATGTTCAACACTACAGTATATAATAATGTGGCGTATCCTCTTAAAATTAGAGGGATAAAAAATGGTGTAACTGAAAAAGTAAAGGAAGCTCTTGAGTTGGTTGGGTTAAAAGGTTTTGAAAAAAGGAAAGCGTTAACTCTTTCAGGTGGAGAAATGCAAAGAGTTTCTTTAGCTCAAGCGTTAGTTTTTGACCCTGAATTATTGCTTTTAGATGAACCTACAGCTAATCTGGACCCTAGAAACACATCTATAATTGAGCAGGTTATATCTAAAGTTAATAATGAACGTAAAGTAACTGTAGTTATGGCTACACATAATATTTCTCAAGCTGAACGTTTAGCCTTTAAAATAGCTATTCTTTATGAAGGGAGAATTGTTGAAGTAAAAAATGCGAGAGAAATATTTAGTAAACCATCGGAATTTTTAATAAGCTTCGCTAATGTATGGAATGTTTATTCAGGGAAAGCATCTCCGCTTGAAGCAGGGCTTTCCCTAATTGATTTAGGGGAAGGCGTTAAAATTGAGGCTATAACACAAAAGAAAGGAAACGTAACTATATTTATTAAACCTGAGGAAATTATAGTTTCGACAAAACCAATTCAAAGCAGCGCTAGAAACGTTTTAAAAGGTAAAATAATTGAAATAATAGATTTGAATAATCAAGTTAAAATTAAAGTAGATACAGGAAAAGAATTCACAGCTATATTAACTAAAAAATCCTTTAAAGAGATGAATCTTAATCTTGAATCTCAAGTTTACTTAAGCTTTAAAGCTTCTTCAATTCATGTTATTTAA
- a CDS encoding ABC transporter permease, which translates to MNLILEGLIKAFWLIASFDPEIYSIMFLTLKVSGTAVAIGALIGIPLGAIIGLKDFFGKRFLISIINTLMGLPPVTVGLFVYLLLSTSGPLGIFQLLYTPTAMIIAQLIIAIPIVIGMTFSSVSSIDKTIHDKALSLGATKMQLMVTILKEAKTGLLTAIIAAFGGAISEVGAVMIVGGNIRWATRVLTTAIVMETELGRFDVAIALGIILLLLAFTINWVLTRMQWSGLKK; encoded by the coding sequence TTGAATCTTATTCTTGAGGGTTTAATTAAAGCGTTTTGGTTAATAGCTTCTTTTGATCCAGAAATTTATAGCATTATGTTTTTAACTTTAAAGGTTTCAGGTACAGCTGTTGCTATTGGAGCATTGATTGGTATACCTTTAGGTGCTATAATAGGGCTTAAAGATTTTTTTGGAAAACGCTTTCTTATAAGCATAATTAATACTTTAATGGGTTTACCTCCTGTTACAGTTGGGTTATTTGTTTATTTACTTCTTTCAACTTCAGGTCCTTTAGGTATATTTCAACTTTTATATACTCCTACAGCAATGATAATCGCTCAATTAATTATAGCTATACCAATAGTCATTGGGATGACATTTTCATCAGTAAGCTCTATAGATAAAACTATTCATGATAAAGCTTTATCGCTTGGAGCTACAAAAATGCAGCTTATGGTTACAATTTTAAAAGAAGCTAAAACAGGGCTTTTAACAGCTATAATAGCTGCGTTTGGCGGGGCTATCTCTGAAGTAGGTGCAGTAATGATTGTTGGGGGAAACATTAGATGGGCAACAAGAGTATTAACTACAGCTATTGTAATGGAAACTGAGCTTGGAAGGTTTGATGTAGCTATTGCGCTTGGGATTATTTTACTTTTACTCGCTTTTACAATAAATTGGGTATTAACGCGAATGCAATGGAGCGGGTTGAAAAAATAA
- a CDS encoding substrate-binding domain-containing protein, with amino-acid sequence MRLKEILIPLILCIIIVCGFLIYEYLSIQKQQTLVLATTTSVFDSGLLDYLLPFFEKEYNAKVKVLAKGSGEAMEIAKRGDADIVLMHAKQLEESFINEGYGVHRVGVMYNDFILIGPKNDPAKVKGLSNASYAFQKIFESGMRGKAVFISRADNSGTYIKELNIWDEINVKPSDKNFKWYIEAGAGMGAVLRMTNEKQGYTLTDRGTWLSFKNQLNNLEVLVEGDPILMNPYSIILVNPEKYPQRNYKVAVAFTKFLVSEKGQKLIESFKKDGETLFYPMARDFDKAHKLGFPNQELEIAWYDAIDPYSLLTFKVNSKRFYIY; translated from the coding sequence ATGAGGTTAAAAGAAATTTTAATTCCTTTAATATTATGCATCATAATTGTTTGTGGGTTTCTTATTTATGAATATTTGAGTATTCAAAAACAGCAAACTCTTGTTCTTGCTACAACTACAAGCGTGTTTGATAGTGGGCTTTTAGATTACTTACTGCCATTTTTCGAGAAAGAATATAATGCTAAAGTTAAGGTTTTAGCTAAAGGTAGTGGTGAAGCAATGGAAATAGCTAAAAGAGGAGATGCTGACATAGTTTTAATGCATGCTAAGCAGCTGGAAGAATCATTTATAAATGAAGGATATGGCGTTCATAGAGTTGGCGTAATGTACAACGATTTTATATTGATAGGCCCAAAAAATGATCCTGCAAAAGTAAAGGGGTTATCTAACGCTTCTTATGCGTTCCAAAAAATTTTTGAATCTGGTATGAGGGGAAAAGCTGTTTTTATTTCTCGTGCAGATAACTCTGGAACTTATATTAAAGAATTGAATATTTGGGATGAAATTAATGTTAAGCCTTCAGATAAAAATTTTAAATGGTATATTGAGGCTGGAGCTGGCATGGGTGCTGTGTTACGAATGACTAATGAAAAACAAGGTTATACGTTAACAGATAGGGGAACATGGTTATCTTTTAAAAATCAATTAAATAATTTAGAAGTTTTAGTGGAGGGGGATCCTATTTTAATGAATCCTTACTCTATTATACTTGTTAACCCTGAAAAATATCCTCAAAGAAACTATAAAGTGGCAGTTGCTTTTACGAAGTTTTTAGTTTCAGAGAAAGGACAAAAACTTATAGAATCATTTAAAAAAGATGGAGAAACCTTATTTTATCCAATGGCAAGAGATTTTGATAAAGCTCATAAATTAGGTTTTCCAAATCAAGAGTTGGAAATAGCTTGGTATGATGCGATAGATCCTTACAGCTTGTTAACCTTTAAAGTTAACAGCAAAAGATTTTATATTTATTAA